Within Planococcus citri chromosome 2, ihPlaCitr1.1, whole genome shotgun sequence, the genomic segment aagaaaaaaataattaactaCCTCTAAGTATAATTGGGTAAAAATATTCTCATAGATGACCAAACCTAAGGATACGTTTGAGGAGAAAGAATACAAACTCGTACTGACTTTGGTAGTGTAACTGTTGTCGTACTCGCAGAATCATCATCCTCGGAATGGGTGATTTCATCACTAACATCGGAAGTCAAACTCATGAAAGCATCACTCTCGATGGTTTTAAAACTCACATCTGTGGTATTGGTCTCTAAACGATTCAGTTTTATCGTGGTAGTCATAATAATGGAATCGGCGGTGCTAGTCTCTGGATAATCATAATCGTCTGAGTCGATTAAAGAAGTATCGGTGGCATTTCCTTCGATGTCTTCATCATACAAATTCACAGGGTGTGAATGTGAATTTGTAAGCATCAATATGGGAAtaatctatttcaaaaaaatgatacctaataTTAACAGTGGGCCTAATGTAAGCTTAATAAAATAAAGAttacaacaataaaaaaaaagtcaaggaATGCAACATAATAAAATGGTACCTATTACGTAATTATTTACGTGGGTTTCGataataaaggaaaaaaaattactcaccaataaaacaattttccaaaacatctctaaaaaacaaaaaaaaaaaataccaaattagGAAGCGATTAGGTAccaattattataattttaattcaaatactAAATCTCATGGTATTATATACTTGTTCCTTTCATGGTTATACTTCAGAGTTTGGCCAATTTTTTACCGATTATGcaaataaatatattttaaattCCGTTAATTACTATGCGCAAATGTACATAAGTATACTTACTAACAACAAATATCTATACGTACAACTTATGTTTAACTTTGTAGCGgtatcaaaattataatttttggaactgatgaaatatttttgttgctgaAACTCGATAAAATATCtctcaaaattcgtgaaatgttttcaaatctcaaaattcagAATGAAACCGaagataaaatattaaaaaacaaaaatgtattaGGTATTGAATCGTATTTGCGGCGATTCGATaggcaactttttgaacacttCAATATAATGTTGcatatttgttttaaaacaggCTCAAAGAATttcgtatacttacctactcttaTACATGTAGCGTACCTGAATCTCCTACCTGTCTCCTgttgcatcaaaattttaccatttatcAACTATGTTTATTTCATCTGTCATCTGTGTAATCGCAAGAGAAAGGTATTCAAATTAATTCATATTTCTTACAATTCGATATGGTTATTTTGTACATAGTACCCTAGCATAGGCTCTCTGActacaacaaaattgaaatttatgaagTATCATTTATAAACTCGAATAAAAATGTACAATATGCCTACGAATGACTTCGCACCTTGACTACATAGGTAGCTAGTAGCTTGGTTTCTATGCCAAGAATTTCTTTTTAAGGTCTTTATTCGTGGTTACTATGTTAATGTgtttaaaattcatatttcatttgtaatttaaattattcgatcgagtatttagatttttttccaagaccGTTAGCATAAGTTGATTACCGTggcattttatttttgttttcgtgaACTGTTTTTGATTACTTATTATTATCGTTTCTTCCAAATTtaaactacgagtaggtaaaacTCGGTTGCATTATATTGTGGAATCATCTACTTGTATTTTGAATGgaaaagtacctaataaaactGAATGAATGGGACTGAGCTTTAGTGAAgaaagatattttcaaaaatattaatcaatttACACCTGATCAATTGTTTGCATTTCAAATCAATGCTCTTGATTCTAATCGCAATTGAACGTATCTCCAATCATCTCGATGCAGCAGTAAACAGTAGAAACCCAAgaattcaaaacaacaacaacaacaacaaacaatTGACTAAAAAGGcaaatttattacaaaaatcgACATGTACAAGTAATGTACAATATAAACAACATTTTACTTTGAGAATcgaaggaaaataaaaaagaaaacaaactggttacaaaaaaaattagttataaACTAAAGACTTATTTCTTTTGTGGGGCACCGGCGCCTTCGGCGATGGACTTAGCGATGGCAGCAGCGGCTTCTGGGGCTAAGGTTGGGATAGCGTCACCGGATGCTCTGTATCCTTGTTCGTCAGCAATGTAGGAGATTTGTACTGGGACACCTTCTGGGGTGTATAAAGTGTAAGATCCTTGGATGACTTGGATTGGTCCTTCGCTGTCAGCCTGGGGTGGTTTAAGCGAACCTTCGGCGGTTACGGCGATACCGTTGTCGGTTTGgtaactgaaaatgaaatttttttgttaaattttgtttcAGGAAGTGGTTTTCTATGATCTTTAAACTGTCTTGACCTCTGAAACGGTTCTTAGttctatttttacattttgattcGCAGAAATattcagtttaaaatttttgcacattGTATTAATATCTTTTGCCCTCCCAGCCACGAACGACTTTTCTAAATCTCATTTCTCCAGTCAGATTTTTCACCtagattaataatttttcaaaaaaatcatacaatccgaatacttacgagtatttgaaaGTTCCGTCGAAGTTGACTTCACGGTCTTCTTGTACAATACGGGCATCTTTGTCTGGGACTCCGGTTTTGCCAGAGTATTGGACTTGTGGGACTGGAGATTTAGCGAAAGGAGCTGGGGTAACTGGGAATGGAGCTGGCGAAGCGTAGACTGGAGCTGGGGAAGCGTATACTGGAGCGGCAGATGGCCCTACAAAACCTGGGTAGTATCCGGGGTATTGACCACGGTATTGGTTGTAGTAGCCTTGTTGGTAGTATTGGTTGTATTGGCCTTGGTATGGGTATGGTTGTTGGTATCCTGGGTATGCTCCTGGGTAGAAACCTCCTCTAACTAATCCAGCTGGGGGAGTACCGTAGATTTTCTTCACGATAACGGTGTCTGGTTTCGGTGACGTTGGGGCTTGGGCGAGTACGACGGCTAATCCGAAGAGGAGTACGGCAGCTACCTATATTACAACATTGTATACAAATTTCCTATTAGAAAACTGTTATTCAAgcgaaatacctacatattcgtGAATATGTATAGTATGGGAATTATATCGCGTAACAGGTAACAGTGTTGCAGGTAGATATTATTTAAATAAAGTGGTTTACTAGATGAGATGACACTTGTTCTAGGTTTCAGCCGGTAGGCAAATGTGTCGAAATTAATGACGAATCAAGATAACAGAGAGGTGGCTTCGAGAGTGACATActatcgagttgtttttttttttaaatacagggTTAGGTGGTAATTCGTGCGGCTTTCGAATCGGAACAATAATATACTATTTAAAAGTGTTACAGATCGGTAACATGTTTTCCTCGAAACTCACCTATTCGgtttattgattttgaataaatttatcaatGCATATTAAATGATATTATGCATCTGGTAGGTATAAGTAGGATATAATCTCTTTATTCTGAAGAAGATCGAGGaaatggaaatgtttttttttttttagacgaaatgatttaataatttgaatttcaaaccgtacaaataggtaccaattttagatttttaaacaCCAATAAAATACCTAAATGAATTTCCAATCCTGATTCTCAAAATGCATCCAATGGGAAAGGAGGGTCAAAAGGGCTACGACCTATCTCTAATCAATATGAAAAATAGTgcagatgaaaaaaagttgaggttatttttttttcaaaaaccaagatGTTCACTGACctaataaatgttgaaattatttctaaaaagaTTATGcataagtataagtaagtagTTGAGTCTCATAGATTTCAAAGAcagcattttcatcatttgagaatccctatttacctacctacctacctactgaaagCAAAAATACAGAGAatcaaattgatttaaaaaacatgAGATTTCAATGGGTAGGTAGCCTAGGTAGGTATGGACAAAATGGTAACAGAGCATGGTTATGTTATTTACTactgctacaaaaaaaaaagaacaaaaaaggtAGAAAGGGAGACATGTTTCAAGCATGTAAAATGAAGCTTTTCGGCTTAGGTTTGTgtactttcaacttttgttttgaaatacaTTTTAGAAACGTGAAATTCTAATgtaaagagaaaaattaaaagatggtagcagagcatggcttttttcattacatttgaaaaaagaagatatGTATGAACCCTTGTGCATTTCTATAATTCTATGATCAATGATCGGGTGTGGGAAAAATGGAAACtggtagcagagcatggttCTATTAACTGTCGTGCAACAACAAGACATGTTTCATGCGTAAAAACCTgaccttttttggaaaatgtgtatcttcttatttttttaacttcagtttgaaaacatgaaattctaattttttttaaaattataaatggtagcagagcatggttCTAACTCTGCATTTAataataggtaatgaaaaataaaaaaaaaacaaaaagaataaaCAAAGATGGGATCAGTTattaatgtcaaaaattgaagtaaattcATGTTATTAATAAAAGACGAGTAACCACCGAATGACCATAAATCATTGCAGGCTCGATCCGGCCTTTGGATTTCATCTTACAGAAAGTTAGATTGACAGCattgaataatttataataagCTGTCAACCCAATTTTGAATCTCTATGGTAAAGTCTCAACAAAAAGGACTCAAGGATTCACAGTTTTTTGGTCACCTGGTAAGTTAGGCGCATCCATAATTGAAACCCTTGATATACGAGAATGTAAGCTGCATAGGTCTTTCCTCTCTAGGTACCTATCGCAAATTTTTATCAGTTAATCATAAGATCCATTTTGAATTAAAAGTAAAACGTTGAATTCCaacaatacttttaaaaaaaattgaagtatggtagcagagcatggcTTTTGTtgattgcaacaaaaaaaagttgacaaaaaagatcaatttttgctATCACAAATTTTTATTGGTTAATTATAagatttgttttgaattgaaatgtgGAATTCCAACGatacttgagaaaaaatcaaagtatggtagcagagcatggcTTTTGTAGAttgcaacaaaaacaaaattgacaaGAAAGATCAATGTTTGCTATCACAAATTTTTATCAGTTAATCATAAGATCCCTCTTGAATGAAAACGTGAAATTCCAACgatatttaagaaaaaatcaaaatatggtagcagagcatggcTTTTATTGATTGCAAcagaaaaattaacaataaagACTATAAAGATCAACGTTTGCCCACTGCGTTCTGAAAACTGCTCACAAATGCCAGAAAATCTTGTAGGTGTATCATTAGATGATTAAGTAATCACTTGAGTAGGTACTTAGAATTGCATGAGATGTCTGTGAATACGAATAAGTATAATATTCTATATACCCATTGAAATCCTGCAGATCAATTTTTACTGGCCAAGTGGCCAATTGTGAGATCCAGTTAGAATGAACATCCCTAGCATACCTAATAATTTcttcaaccaattttaaaaactgtggaactttgaaaaaaattttaaaaaatagcatGAACAGAAGTCGATTCTATTAATTTCAACATGAACGAAATGTTGAATTATACTATAGATAGGTAATCAAATTATTGACCAGTAGTTAATGATATCattacattcaaaaaattatttatcaatgtcaaaatttaaaatgaaaaaacacaaaaaaaacttgcaatcaTGTACATAGCCATGCacttgcatttttgaaatggtagaaatggaaattgaaaccaaaaatgaaataatttctataaaattggcTACCTGTCATCATAAATAATCTcactattaaaaaaatatcctccCGAATTACTTTACAATCCACAACATTGAAATCAAATTAACATGTACCTAGCAACATATTAGACATCCATTAAGATAAAAATCATTGCaaaaaaactgtccaaaagtAGTAGTTACCTACAATAAACTAGTTACTATGTAATTccatttgtccaaaaaaaaaaaatcactggaaaatttaaaactccgaataagaaaaaaaattaagaacaaGTGTTTCCCACATTTAAAATCAATTACTTTGGTCAGCACGAATTACCAAACCAGTTTCacaaagggggaaaaaaagtaattgaaaatcattactttaaaaaaaaaattaccactgtaccagcataataattataaaccgtaagtacgagtaaaaaaaaggaagcaagcaatgcaaaaaataagacttACTGAGCGCATCATGGTGATATAGTTTTAGTTTCAAAAGTGCACTACAATTGAAATAAAAGATAACAGCGAACTGTGTAAAGTTACTACTAACATTAATCCAGTTAAAAGTCAGTATTTATAGTAGACTAGATGTAAAATTGGTGAACAAGAGGCGTTTTGTCAAAACCGCCTATAATACCATAAGTTGAACTTGACATTGAAAATAGTGGGCAGGATCCCCGTGAGCAATTAACGGGTTGCAGTGGATAAGTTAGACGTCGGCCAACAAACctgattaaaattcattttgtcgTTTAAACGGGtgcaaaagtttttaaaatatgatgGCACCGATAAATTCAAGGAATCTTAATGCATCAACAGGTTACGtaacaatgcaaaaaaaaaaaaaatgttaaaataatCCCAAACTGGTACCAGAGTATAAGGCGTCTTCCCGCATTTACATTAAGAGTTAGACTTTTGATGAGAAAAACTGGTTTCCCTACAGAGAGGTGAAATCTTCTCTCGAGAAGACGATATTGTAACCTTGAATTTCATCGGCTGTGTAGAATTTTTCGACGAGTAAGTAAATGTATCGTGtccttggaaaaattcattattaCTTTCTTCGATATGATAAAAAtacttgtaatatttttacaagcGGAGGCGAATTAATACTGGTAAAATATGTAATACGGTATTCT encodes:
- the LOC135838188 gene encoding uncharacterized protein LOC135838188 → MFWKIVLLIIPILMLTNSHSHPVNLYDEDIEGNATDTSLIDSDDYDYPETSTADSIIMTTTIKLNRLETNTTDVSFKTIESDAFMSLTSDVSDEITHSEDDDSASTTTVTLPKAKNLNKSANSLDTGVIKPINDADFTNAAVAHQTMSGNQNKTILFRTLVYDGSLIVEKLQHIKIAQKIPLFFRLALNSVQIMDDSYVIKPPAQNEEFTTTDSNSNVF
- the LOC135835152 gene encoding endocuticle structural glycoprotein SgAbd-1-like; translated protein: MMRSVAAVLLFGLAVVLAQAPTSPKPDTVIVKKIYGTPPAGLVRGGFYPGAYPGYQQPYPYQGQYNQYYQQGYYNQYRGQYPGYYPGFVGPSAAPVYASPAPVYASPAPFPVTPAPFAKSPVPQVQYSGKTGVPDKDARIVQEDREVNFDGTFKYSYQTDNGIAVTAEGSLKPPQADSEGPIQVIQGSYTLYTPEGVPVQISYIADEQGYRASGDAIPTLAPEAAAAIAKSIAEGAGAPQKK